The following proteins are encoded in a genomic region of Saccharopolyspora antimicrobica:
- a CDS encoding TetR/AcrR family transcriptional regulator: MASSTRAAAAPSERLLAAAAKLFPKEGIRAVGVDRVLAEAQVARASLYQAFGSKDALIAAYVDRQDELDRANYAKAVAGMDDPADRLLALFDLARTTANKSRFRGCLYLNAATEFPDQKHPVVAAVARHRGWLRELLVTLLSEAGAHDPEPLADRIQVIYDGAVAGSKLNRSAEPIDTGRTLVTEILAEHTERS, translated from the coding sequence GTGGCCTCATCAACACGAGCCGCAGCCGCACCGTCGGAGCGACTGCTGGCAGCGGCGGCGAAGCTGTTCCCGAAGGAGGGCATCCGCGCGGTCGGCGTCGACCGGGTCCTGGCGGAGGCCCAGGTGGCGCGGGCGAGCCTGTACCAGGCGTTCGGCTCCAAGGACGCCCTGATCGCGGCCTACGTGGACCGGCAGGACGAGCTCGACCGCGCCAACTACGCCAAAGCCGTTGCCGGGATGGACGATCCGGCCGACCGACTGCTGGCGCTGTTCGACCTCGCGCGCACGACCGCGAACAAGTCGCGCTTCCGCGGCTGCCTCTACCTCAACGCCGCCACCGAGTTCCCCGACCAGAAGCACCCCGTCGTCGCGGCCGTGGCCCGGCACCGCGGCTGGCTGCGCGAACTGCTGGTGACGCTGCTGAGCGAAGCCGGGGCGCACGATCCCGAGCCGCTCGCGGACCGGATCCAGGTCATCTACGACGGAGCGGTCGCCGGTTCCAAGCTCAACCGCAGCGCCGAACCCATCGACACCGGCCGCACCCTGGTCACCGAGATCCTCGCGGAGCACACCGAGCGGTCGTGA
- a CDS encoding response regulator: MTIKVLVVDDQAMVRAGFAALLGAQPDMEVVGEADNGARAIEISHARQPDVVVMDVRMPVLNGIDTTRQLMNPPESVAHVPRVLMLTTFDIDDYVYEAIRAGASGFLLKDALPADLVSAVRVVAAGEALLAPTVTRRMIEHFARSAPPRQSTAPRLEALTDREREVLTLVAQGLSNGEIAVALFIAEQTVKSHVSRIIGKLGIRDRVQAVIVAYECGLVSANGT, translated from the coding sequence ATGACCATCAAGGTGCTCGTCGTCGACGACCAGGCAATGGTGCGGGCCGGGTTCGCCGCGCTGCTCGGCGCGCAGCCCGACATGGAGGTGGTCGGGGAGGCCGACAACGGGGCTCGCGCGATCGAGATCTCCCACGCCCGGCAGCCCGACGTCGTGGTGATGGACGTGCGGATGCCGGTGCTCAACGGGATCGACACCACGCGGCAGCTGATGAACCCGCCGGAATCCGTCGCGCACGTGCCCCGCGTGCTGATGCTCACCACCTTCGACATCGACGACTACGTGTACGAGGCGATCCGGGCCGGTGCCAGCGGTTTCCTGCTCAAGGACGCGCTGCCCGCCGATCTCGTCTCGGCGGTGCGCGTGGTCGCCGCCGGCGAAGCGCTGCTGGCGCCGACGGTGACGCGCCGGATGATCGAGCACTTCGCCCGCTCCGCCCCGCCGCGCCAGAGCACCGCGCCGCGGCTGGAGGCGCTCACCGATCGGGAGCGCGAGGTGCTCACCCTTGTCGCACAAGGGCTTTCGAACGGCGAGATCGCCGTTGCGCTGTTCATCGCCGAGCAGACGGTGAAGAGCCACGTCAGCCGCATCATCGGTAAGCTCGGGATTCGCGACCGGGTGCAGGCCGTCATCGTCGCCTACGAGTGCGGGCTGGTCTCCGCCAACGGCACCTGA
- a CDS encoding BtrH N-terminal domain-containing protein, whose translation MEGIDARGMQHCETTALGVLLRHAGIELSEPMLFGLGSGLSFIYWDSKSVGFPFLGGRVKPFELTRNLTAALGLELLVAETTSARKAWQNVAGPIDAGRPVGLQLDSYHLDYFTTKVHFGGHVVAMYGYDDQDAYLVDTDAQGGAVTTSLDSLARARAERGPMTAKHRSFTITAPTAPSPRDQIIPAIRACAEAFLNPPIANLGHRGVEKAAKQVPKWLQRSDNPGEHLSRTAVLMEKAGTGGALFRNLYRDFLAESAEVIDSDHLRTGHALYSEAAGLWTQVAALVAAAGESGDAEKLTQAGALLHELSRIERDAMRELSML comes from the coding sequence GTGGAAGGCATCGATGCCCGCGGCATGCAGCACTGCGAGACGACGGCGCTGGGCGTGCTGCTGCGGCATGCCGGGATCGAGCTGTCCGAACCGATGCTGTTCGGGCTCGGCTCCGGGCTGTCCTTCATCTACTGGGACAGCAAGAGCGTGGGATTTCCCTTCCTGGGCGGCCGGGTCAAGCCCTTCGAGCTCACCCGGAACCTGACCGCCGCGCTCGGGCTCGAGCTGCTGGTCGCGGAGACCACCTCCGCGCGCAAGGCCTGGCAGAACGTGGCGGGACCGATCGACGCCGGTCGGCCGGTCGGCCTCCAGCTCGACAGCTACCACCTGGACTACTTCACCACGAAGGTGCACTTCGGCGGGCACGTCGTGGCCATGTACGGCTACGACGACCAGGACGCCTACCTGGTGGACACCGACGCCCAGGGCGGGGCCGTCACCACCAGTCTCGACAGTCTGGCCCGGGCCAGGGCCGAACGCGGCCCCATGACCGCCAAGCACCGCTCCTTCACCATCACAGCGCCCACCGCGCCGTCACCGCGGGATCAGATCATCCCCGCGATCAGGGCCTGCGCCGAGGCGTTCCTGAACCCGCCCATCGCGAACCTGGGCCACCGGGGCGTCGAGAAGGCCGCGAAGCAAGTGCCGAAGTGGCTGCAGCGCAGTGACAATCCGGGAGAGCACCTGTCGCGCACCGCCGTTCTCATGGAGAAGGCAGGCACCGGTGGCGCGCTGTTCCGCAACCTCTACCGGGACTTCCTCGCCGAGAGCGCCGAGGTGATCGACAGCGACCACCTGCGCACCGGCCACGCCCTGTACTCCGAGGCCGCCGGGCTCTGGACGCAGGTGGCCGCACTCGTCGCGGCAGCAGGCGAATCCGGCGACGCGGAGAAGCTCACGCAGGCCGGTGCACTGCTCCACGAGCTCTCGCGGATCGAACGCGATGCCATGCGGGAACTCAGCATGCTCTAG
- a CDS encoding MFS transporter: MSQTREHATEPSRKAALVVGLCWLTVVFDGYDLIVYGAVLPELLREPGWALTAGSVGLLGSLAFAGMLVGALVAGVLSDRIGRRRAMLLCTVWFSVCTVLCSFAWNPESFGVLRFLAGLGLGGLVPSVSALAAEFVAPHRRALVSTLMMSGVPIGGSAASVLGIWLIPNWGWRSMFGVGAAGVLVAVLCRRLVPETAAYHRARGDHERAAAVEREFGAVAEDSADRQAASGLFARVHLRATALFALSTLTVLFAWFGLGTWLPQLMRQSGFDLGSALTFLLALNLGAVAGSLLTAWAGDRFGPVRVGAVAAVIAALALAGLIAHPPNAITYGLLVLAGVGTHGTQCLIIAGVANHYPARLRGTALGWALGVGRIGAVAAPQVGGLLLAAGLGVGANFLAFAVAAAVAGVLLWACPRRTATA, encoded by the coding sequence ATGTCGCAGACCCGGGAGCACGCCACCGAGCCGAGCCGGAAAGCAGCCCTCGTGGTCGGTCTGTGCTGGCTCACGGTGGTGTTCGACGGGTACGACCTGATCGTCTACGGCGCGGTGCTGCCGGAGCTGCTGCGCGAACCCGGCTGGGCGCTCACCGCCGGATCCGTCGGCCTGCTGGGCAGCCTGGCATTCGCGGGCATGCTGGTCGGCGCCCTGGTCGCGGGAGTGCTCTCCGACCGCATCGGTCGGCGGCGCGCGATGCTGCTGTGCACGGTCTGGTTCTCGGTCTGCACGGTGCTCTGCAGCTTCGCGTGGAACCCGGAATCGTTCGGCGTGCTCCGCTTCCTCGCCGGCCTCGGTCTCGGCGGCCTGGTGCCCTCGGTCAGCGCGCTCGCCGCCGAGTTCGTCGCCCCGCACCGCCGGGCGCTGGTCTCCACGCTGATGATGTCCGGCGTGCCGATCGGCGGCAGCGCAGCATCGGTGCTGGGCATCTGGCTGATCCCGAACTGGGGTTGGCGCAGCATGTTCGGCGTCGGCGCCGCCGGTGTGCTCGTGGCGGTGCTGTGCCGGCGGCTGGTCCCGGAAACGGCCGCTTACCACCGGGCCCGCGGAGACCACGAGCGCGCCGCGGCGGTCGAGCGCGAATTCGGTGCCGTTGCGGAGGATTCCGCCGATCGGCAGGCCGCCAGCGGATTGTTCGCCCGGGTGCACCTCCGGGCGACCGCGCTGTTCGCGCTGTCGACGTTGACGGTCCTGTTCGCCTGGTTCGGGCTGGGCACCTGGTTGCCGCAGCTGATGCGGCAATCCGGCTTCGACCTCGGCTCCGCGCTGACCTTCCTGCTGGCGCTGAACCTGGGCGCGGTGGCCGGATCGCTGCTGACCGCGTGGGCGGGCGACCGGTTCGGCCCGGTGCGCGTCGGCGCGGTCGCGGCCGTGATCGCCGCGCTCGCGCTGGCCGGGCTGATCGCGCATCCGCCGAACGCGATCACCTACGGGTTGCTGGTGCTGGCCGGTGTCGGCACGCACGGCACCCAGTGCCTGATCATCGCCGGAGTCGCGAACCACTACCCGGCGCGCTTGCGGGGCACCGCGCTGGGCTGGGCGCTGGGCGTCGGCCGCATCGGCGCCGTGGCCGCGCCGCAGGTCGGCGGGTTGCTGCTGGCCGCCGGTCTCGGGGTCGGCGCGAACTTCCTTGCTTTCGCGGTGGCCGCGGCGGTCGCCGGGGTCTTGCTGTGGGCGTGCCCGCGGCGGACGGCCACCGCGTAG
- a CDS encoding acyltransferase family protein — MTILRAPIAPAAKAVPAPSRDRVLDLVRAGCLVVVVVLHAMMAGIETGESGIQIRNALENQQWFTPVSWVIQVMPLFFIVGGFAGITQWRRMRDSGATPADFVRARLVRLARPALVAFAAIAAALAVATAAGVPAELLAQVGFRMGQPMWFIGVYLGISALVPLLGRLHERAPRATLAVLVACALGVDQLAMGTGIPAIGFGNLAFVWLAVQQIGFWYADGWFRFRSDGQLLTGALGAFALLLASTTSGLYPADMLANLNPPTANLVLLGVVQVCLLARFTGRLAVFVERPGVRSAVDAIGKHSLTVYLWHMPALVLFAAVLLVLGLPWPEPLGIGWWLTRGSWLAGVALVLIPLTAQLGRFERGSTGTPRRARGLAPAGVLVAIAAVVAVLVTGFTVISATIAAALLLIALRMQHAPASV; from the coding sequence GTGACCATTTTGCGCGCACCTATCGCACCGGCGGCGAAAGCCGTTCCAGCACCGTCCCGCGACCGGGTGCTCGACCTGGTCCGCGCCGGATGCCTGGTCGTGGTGGTCGTCCTGCACGCCATGATGGCGGGCATCGAGACCGGGGAATCGGGAATCCAGATCCGCAACGCGCTGGAGAACCAGCAGTGGTTCACCCCGGTTTCCTGGGTCATCCAGGTGATGCCGCTGTTCTTCATCGTCGGCGGATTCGCCGGCATCACGCAGTGGCGCCGAATGCGCGATTCCGGCGCGACGCCCGCGGATTTCGTCCGGGCCCGGCTGGTCCGGCTCGCCCGGCCCGCGCTCGTCGCCTTCGCCGCGATCGCCGCCGCGCTGGCGGTGGCGACCGCGGCCGGAGTCCCGGCGGAGCTGCTCGCGCAGGTCGGCTTCCGGATGGGGCAGCCGATGTGGTTCATCGGCGTCTACCTGGGAATCTCCGCGCTGGTGCCGCTGCTGGGCCGACTGCACGAGCGCGCGCCCCGGGCGACGCTGGCGGTGCTCGTCGCGTGCGCGCTCGGCGTCGACCAGCTGGCGATGGGCACCGGGATCCCGGCGATCGGGTTCGGCAACCTCGCGTTCGTCTGGCTGGCCGTCCAGCAGATCGGCTTCTGGTACGCCGACGGCTGGTTCCGGTTCCGCTCGGACGGCCAGCTGCTGACCGGTGCGCTCGGCGCCTTCGCGCTGCTGCTGGCAAGCACCACGAGCGGCCTCTACCCGGCGGACATGCTGGCCAACCTCAACCCGCCGACCGCGAACCTGGTGCTGCTCGGCGTCGTCCAGGTGTGCCTGCTGGCGCGGTTCACCGGACGCCTGGCGGTCTTCGTGGAACGGCCGGGCGTGCGCTCCGCGGTCGACGCGATCGGCAAGCACTCGCTGACCGTCTACCTCTGGCACATGCCCGCCCTGGTGCTGTTCGCCGCCGTCCTGCTGGTGCTGGGACTGCCCTGGCCCGAACCGCTGGGCATCGGGTGGTGGCTGACCCGCGGTTCGTGGCTGGCCGGTGTGGCCCTGGTGCTCATCCCGCTCACCGCGCAGCTCGGCCGGTTCGAGCGCGGATCCACCGGAACTCCGCGCCGCGCACGGGGACTCGCCCCGGCCGGTGTGCTGGTCGCCATCGCGGCCGTCGTCGCGGTGCTGGTGACCGGGTTCACCGTCATCTCGGCCACGATCGCCGCGGCCCTGCTCCTGATCGCCCTGCGCATGCAGCACGCCCCGGCCAGCGTCTGA